A window of Maioricimonas rarisocia genomic DNA:
TCTCCCGGCTTGCCGGCCACAAACGCGAGGCCGGTCTCTCCTCCCTTGAGAGCATGCTCCCGTCGGGAGAGATCGAGGCCACCTTTCTTCGTGGCTCCGTCATGACATTCCAGACAGTGCCGGGCCAGAATCGGTGCGATCTCCGCTTCGAACATCCGCTCGGCCGCTGATGCCGTTTCGGAAGCACCACCGGCCAGCAGTTCCTGCGTCCCCTCAGCACCGAGACGGAAGGACTGCGCGACTTCCGAGGGAGACAGCGCCCGGCCGTAGATCGCGACCGCGTGAAGCTCACCCAGCCACGGCCGGTCGCCGGACATCTCGTTCGCCAGCCCCAGCCGGAACGAGCGGTCCCAGTTCTTCAGGTCGCCTCCGATCCGCTCGGCACGCTGCTGACGTCCGTTGACGAAGATGCGGGCCTGCCCGGTCCGATCGCGGGTGTAGACCACATGCGTGGGATCGGTGCTGACCGTCTTCGATCCGGTCGCGACGGAGGGGATGCCGTTCGTGCTGGTGGAGGTCGTCCGCAGCCGGACGTCGTAGCGGTCGCCATCCTGCCCGAGGGTCAGATTGCGTCGATTGGGATCACCGGAGATGGTGACGATGCGGGCCGGGCCACTCTGCTTCGTGTTCTCAGGACGGATCCAGGCTTCGACCGTGATCTCACCCGATCTGCGGACGGCATCGCTGATCTTCGCAGCCGGTTTGGAAGAGGCGATCCGCGTGGCGGAGCGAACGACCAGTCGGCCGTCGCTCCAGGAGACCTTCGAGGGATCGGCAATCGTCAGATCGAGTGGCTCGCCGACGCCGGACCGGTCATGCACGGTCGCCCCTTCGGTCTCATCGAACGTGTACAGCGCCAGCAGACCGCTGCGGGACGGTGCGTCTGCAGCCGCGACGGCTCCGTCTGACTGTCGCCACAGTTCGAGGCCGGAGAGATTGGCGTGTCCCCCCCGAGAGGTCAGATCGAGCGCACCGTCGTCGACGGTCACGTCCCACGGGCCGAGCTTCTTCCAGGTCCCCGCCCTGCCGCTGTTGTAGTCCTGCAGGACCGGCCGGCCTTCGAGCGAAATGGTGAACCGCTCCGGGTCGGAATCTTCCCACGTATAGAGGTAGACGCGATAGCGGCCCTTCGAGACGTTCGTGAGCGTGATCGCGTTGTTACCGTCCGCCTTCCACCGGCTGGAACGGATCATCTTCGCGCGGGCGTCGTCGGTCCCCGGCTGCAGCTGGACCTTCTGGTTCTCGAAGCGGGAATCCCGGCAGACGAAGTCCTTTGCCTCACGGTCGGCTTCGTAGCGGTGCCCGTCGATGACGACCGCGTCGCCATTGAGGTTGATGCCCCGGACGAACGTCCAGCCGTCGTCGGCAGCATTGGTCGCCGAAGCGGACAGCAGCAGAATGAATGCGGCAGAGAGAAAGAAGGACAGTCGGCGCGGGAAGCGGCGGATATCCGCCATCGCGGACGAACGCGTCCTTCCCGGAATCATGGAGACGCTCGCGGGCGGAACTGCCCGGCTGCCATCGGGTCGCACGATCGCACCTCCCCCTGTTTCGCGGACGACGGCGTCCCGTGAAAGGGGACCGGCCCGCGTCATTCGACAATGGAACTGCCGCTGGAATTGAGAGACTACAGCCGGGCGTCCCGTGACGTCGCCACAATCCGGCCGGCGCAGTGCCACCAGTATATCGCGGCAGGAGGGAAGTTTCGCAAGTCCGCAACGGATGACTGAACGTCCGTCACTGTTCAGGCACGTCGACGACGCGCAAATGGCCGCGGTCCTCCCGAAATGAGCAGACCGCAAGGCGTCTGCCACCGCTCATCTCGATGGCTCTGGTGATCGTGAAGCCTGCTGGTGCCGCCTCAACACTGCCGAGCGGAACCAGGCCGTCCCCGGCGTAGACGTCGAGTTCATGGCCCCGGGCTGCGAATACCATGTCTCCAGTCTGCAGTACCGACAGACAGGTCACCGGCCCGCCAGCCGGGGGGCTGGCCGCGAGTGTCTCGAATGTCCCGGCACTCAGTCGCCGTAACATCCAGCCCGCCTCGCTCTCCGCTGCGACAATCAGTTCATGCCTGCCCGCAGCCGCCATGACGCAATAACCGTCACTGTCCACTGACAGGGTGCGCAATGCTCTCGCACTGCCGTTCGAATCTGGTTCCGTGATCGAGAATGCCCGAACTGCTCCGTCTGTCCCCGCGGCGAGAACGGCCCCGTCGTCTCCATGGAAAGTCACTCCCGTCAGGAGCGGCAGGCCCTTCGCGACTTCGCGGGCCCGAGGGTCCTTCCCGAGTGTCGCGCACCACAGGCTGCAGCAGTCCCGTCCGCTTGCGTATGCCTCTTCGCTCTCGATCGTCCAG
This region includes:
- a CDS encoding WD40 repeat domain-containing protein; protein product: MAFSTAFALCADPVGIEISPQVAAVVSLSHDRLLLGDTDGQLFQLRLNNGELERLPPPTGLPRNVDGAALCASTTDGSRIAVAGTEGITSVWNRHGDGYALRAKVAIGGQRPLGLVFSTSGDQLAIWTIESEEAYASGRDCCSLWCATLGKDPRAREVAKGLPLLTGVTFHGDDGAVLAAGTDGAVRAFSITEPDSNGSARALRTLSVDSDGYCVMAAAGRHELIVAAESEAGWMLRRLSAGTFETLAASPPAGGPVTCLSVLQTGDMVFAARGHELDVYAGDGLVPLGSVEAAPAGFTITRAIEMSGGRRLAVCSFREDRGHLRVVDVPEQ